The genome window CCCCTAAATTTTCCATTCATCTGCCTCTggcctccccacaccccccccccaccacccttcctcccaccattggtggccgtgtcatcAGCTGCCCAGgtgccatgctctggaattccctccttaagcctCTCCACTTCTCCATTTCTTTCTCGTCCTTTAAGACACTTCCTGAAACCCACCTCTTGGACGACGTGTTCTGTCATCCATCCAATATTCATTTCTCCTCTGCGGCGCGCCTTGGGAAATTTCTCTCCTCGtccaaggcgctatacaaatgcaagttgcctTTGCTCCAGTTTCCGTGTTGAAAGCAGTACTACATCCTGTAGTTTCAAGGAAATCGCAGTTTCTGACAGTGAAGTTGGCATAGCTGAGGAAGATCACCACAGCTGTTACTGTTGACTGTCACTGTGCTCTGTTCACTGTAACTTTGCTCTGTTGGTTGTCGCTGTGCTCTGTCGATTGTTACTGTGCTCTGTTGACTGTTACTGTGCTCTGTTGGTTGTCGCTGTGCTCTGTTGACTGCTACTTTGCTCTGATTGTTACTGTGCTCTGTTGACTGTCGCTGTGCTCTGTTGACTGTCGCTGTGCTCTGTTGACTGTCACTGTGCTCTGTTGACTGTTACTGTGCTCTGTTGACTGTCGCTGTGCTCTGTTGACCGTCGCTGTGCTCTGTTGTCAGGAGGAAGGCCGTGTAGTGCAGGACCGTGTCAGGACTCTCCAGAGTGATGTGGAAGGAGTGAAGACCATCATGTCTGAGAACGTCGATCGGATACTGGCTCGCGGGGAGAAGTTGGACGATCTCATGAACAAGACCGAGGATCTGCAAGCCAGTGTAAGCTGCCGATTGTTAACCAGATGCACTTAAaagctctcccccccaccccccctgtgaAGCACTTGGTAAAAGGAGTGAGCAGCCGAGCTCTGCAGACTTCAAAGTCCCAAGTTCAAACTCTGGCCTGTGCTGACTTTGCTGATCTCAGTCAGGGGAGCAGGAGGTATGTGGCAATTGGACTGAGGAACCCCGGAATAGGGAGGGGAAGATCAGCCAAGACTCCTGCACCCACTTGGTGCCTGCACTTTGTGTGGACATTCGGTGAGGGCAAAAGAGAGCTTGGCTATAATGCCCGTCAAAGTCAAACATCTTGTTCACACTCACCGCCTCAGCTCACACACACTGAGAGTGGTTGCATGGACAAGGTACACGAGGATGCTTTGTGCTGTTGGGCCCACACTCCATCAGGAGTCAATGTCAAATACACTCAAGAAATTCATTACCTTTCTGACCTGAGCGAGTCTGCTTGTCCCAATCTATATAAATGTTAAGATCCCCcgttaaaaccactctgcctttgctacatgcttgtctaatctctgcatttgtaCAATCTACCACTTCACGGCTGCTGTCggtgggagttgtgtataggccccctacagtcttaaatccttttctatttcttcatTCTACCCagaaagtctccactgcctgcgtacctctcattatatcctctcttaTCATTGCAGTGATTTCATCTCTAATCACGAaggttcctcccctccccctctaccatTTCCCTCTCTTTCCTGTCGACCTTATAACCTGGtggatttagttcccagtcctgactgtcttgcagccatgtctcagtaatggcgaccatgtcataccctccaagttgaaatTGCTCCTGCAATTCATTCAGTTGGTTGCTTATACTCCATGTGTTTGTATAAAAACCTGTCCTTCAGCTCTCATGTATTACTCACTTGTTTCTTATTTCTCTCCCCTGGTTTAATACTTGGTTCAATTGGTATTCAAACCTGGCctttgggtcagaaggttgtgTTGTTGAACACCATGGCTCAATTATATATGCTAGGATTAATAACCGTGCTgtatttttgtttattcattcacgaAATGTGGGCATTGCTTGCacactggcatttgttgcccatccctatttctcctcgcaaaggtggtggtgagccgccttcttgaaccaccgcattCCTTGTGGTGAGGGTACACCCACAGCACAGTTAGGTGGGGTGTTCCAGGAATTTAACCCAAGGGATGATGAAGAAATGATGATATgtttccaagccaggatgttgtATGACTTGTGGggtgagcttgcaggtggtgggtgtTCTTTGTCCCTTccgcccttgtctttctagatggtaaaGGTTGGGGGTTTGGGAggcgctgttgaaggaggcttggtgggttgctgtagtgcatcttgtagatggtacacgtggTATGTCGGAGTGAATGCTGTGGACAGTTCCTCCTGTTGTGTGAAGCGCCTGAGAGAGGGTTTGAGgtgacagggcacaatttaaatgcAACTGTTATTTATTATACTATTTGCCCATTGCTTTGCAGTCAGAGCACTTCAAAACCACCTCACAGAAAGTGGCGAGGAAATACTGGTGGAAAAATACAAAGATGATCATCCTGCTTGTAGTCATCGTCGTCATTATCCTGACCCTGATTATTCTCTTTGCCACAGGGGTCATTCCAACCTAACAGCAGGCGCCCGTGGAGTACCTCAGCATGGTTTGACTTGAGTTGTTTAGTAAGACGTTTTGTGTTCTTTTTGTCCAGTCTATGTCCTGCTCTCGTGATGCAGATGCACTCTTGGTGCTGTATATTTTCAACTGTACACAACCCCGCAAAAATTATTTGTAAAAAACTTACTGATGTAAATGTTGAGTCAATAAAATATTAGGAAGAGGGCTGGAAATACCAGAAATGTCCTCAAGTAACCATTACTACGTTTTCCGTGAATTCTGTGCGCACTGAGGTGAGAGACTTTAGTAGTGGTGAAAGGAATAATTTATCTTAGGCATTGAGCTTGCCCAGGTCAGCTATAGCATAGATTATATGTACAGTAAAGCTCAttctacactatccccatcaaacactcccagggcaggtacagcacggggttagataaagCAAAGCTCACTTTATTACTCTGTTCAAAAAATGTGCATCACTCCTCAGCAAGAAGAACGCCCCTCTACTATGCTAATGTGACACATTCCAAAGAATGGCAGTTTGTAATGTGACATAAAACTGGTCCTTCCTCTTGTGTGTTGTGCAAGCTCGGTATTTTAACACTGGCCTGCTTTGGCTCAGATAAGCTTTCCAAATATTTGAACACTCCCTCATATTGGTTAACTGGGACCGAATTGAAGATCCCTTAACTGTGGATCAGGGTGGAAGAGAATGTTGGAACAGCTCTTTTTAATATTGTAATCTTCGATCTGAATTGCTTTGAATGTGGATGATTAAAGTTTACTTGCCTCTGTGTGAGCTGAATCGTGTGTCATTTTTCTGCAGATTTTCACATCGCTTTCAAAATCCCGACTGTCTAGCCTTCCCTTCAGCACATTACTACAGCTAATGATTTGCTCAACCATACCGTCAATGCCATCGTCCCGAAATAAACCATTACTCTGTCTcgacacagtaccaaaacagctcttatcaaagtctgacatcctatgtgactgtgataaactatccctcctcgtcccgtCTGCACCCTTTGacgcggttgaccacaccatcctcccccaacgcctctccactgtcgtccagctgggtgggtctgcactcacctggttccgttcttatctatctaatcgtagaccgggtatctcctgcaatggcttctcttcctgctcctgcactgtttacctctggtgtccctcaaaggTTCTAATCCCTGGCCACCCcccccctcctatttcccatctacatgctacccTCGGTGACATCagccaaaagcacagcgttagatttcacatgtatgctgatgacacccagctttatctcaccgccatctctctcaactcccctactgttgctaaattatcacaatgcttatctgacatccagtactggaggagCAGAAATTCCAATAATGGGGAGACTGAGGCCATTGTTCCCAGActactgttccctagctaccgactccatccctctccctggcaactgtctgaggctgaaccggactgtttgcaactttggtgtcatatttcaccccaacaggagcttccgaccacatatctgcatcATCATTAAAACCAcatatttccacctctgcaacattgcctgacctcgcccccgtccctgcctcagctcatctgctgctgaaatccttacttcccttcattacctctagacttgactgttccaacgcactcctgactggtctcccacattcctgaggtcatccaaaactctgctgcctgtgtcctaacttgtaccaaatcccgttcactcatcaccccctgtgctcattgatctaCGCTGGCTCCCGGTCAAGTAACGCTTTGATTTTATAaactctcgtccttgttttcaaatccctccatggcctcacccctccctatctctgtaatcccctccagccccacaaccctccgaggtatCTGCGAGCATCGAAttgcagcctcttgagcatccctgattgtaatcgctccaccattggcggccgtgcctttggCTGCCTGagccctcaactctggaattccctcccgaaacccctCTACCTTCCTTTAAGTTCCTTCACACCTACCTTGAGCAAGCTTTAGGCtgtctgtcctaatatcaccttatgtggctcagtgtcaaattttgctttagaaATTTCCCGCAAAGTGCCTTTGGGACATTTTTATGGTGTTGaacgcactatataaatgtaacgtGGTTGTTGCATGTTTTACTTCTTCTACTGGTTTCCTCCTCTCCCTGAAGGCGCTGTCTCTCACTTGGTGTTTTCTGGTCCCTTGCCCACATCCTCAGTCTTCATGTTTGAGCTTAGACTGTGAATGCGGGCGGGCTATTTGCTTGTGGGAGCCTGATCCAAACCTTGCCTCATATCCACACACATGCCTTTCTAGCAAATGGAGTCACTGGGTAGTGACTGTCCCTAACCCAGGTCCACAGAAACCAATTGTCATTGCCTTCGCCCTCCCCTCTAGCTAACTCATAGATTACAGAATCAAGAAGTGGTACCATTCCTTTCTCTCAACACGGGAAATGAGAGCTGAGGTAACTAATACAACAGCTCTCAGTACTTCCTTTTAATGCAATTGTTTCTGAATCTATTTCTGACCATGTGACAACACAACAGTATCAGAGGAACACTATGCTGCATCAGAGTTAATGCTCCAAGCATTAACggtttggacgtaaatgtgggggacatggtcaagaagtttgcagatgacacttaagattgtccatgtggtagatagtgaggagagctgtgggctgcaggaagatgttgatggtctggtcagatgggcagaaaagtggcaaatggaattcaacctggagaagtgtgaggtgatgcatttggggaggtcaaacaaggcaaaggaatacacgattaatgggagaatactgagaggtgtagaggaagtgagggaccttggagtgaatgtccacagatccctgaaggtagcaggacaagtcgataaggtggttaagaaggcatatggaatcctttcctttattagccaaagtatagaatatagagcagggaggttatgctggaactgtataaatcattggttaggccacaacttgaatactgtgtgcagttctggtcacctcattacagaaaggatgtcattgcaccagagagggtacagaggagatttacaaggatgttgccaggactggaaaaatgcagctgtgaggaaagattggataggctggggttgttttccttggaacagaagaggctgaggggagatttgattgagatgtacaaaggtGTGAGGGGCCTGaatcgagtggaggtgaagggtctattcacctcagcagagaagtcagtgaggaaggagtatagatttaaagtgattggtagaaaaattaaagggagataaggaaaaacattttcacccagtgggtggttaggggtctggaactcactgcctgaaaaggtagttgaggcagagaccctcaactcattcaaaaggagtctggatatgcacctcaagtgccctcatctgcagggctacggaccgaatgctggaaggtgggattagaataggtgaatccttttttggccggcacagacacgatgggccgagtggcctctttctgcgccgtaaacattctctgattctatgattgaaCATTGAGATTAAATTGTGGGCTACATCCCCTCACTTTCCATAGATAAACTCCCAGTGAGTGCTGTGACTGGGCTGTGCATCTTCTTCATAAGCGGATGTCAAACGCACCTCGCTACATCTGGCCGTTTTCATCCAGTCGCCTTAAAATAAATTCTGCACCAGGCGGAGGCCTTGCCAGGCTATAGGCTGCGACTATGTACCACGGGCCTGGTTACAGCACTCTTAATCCTACTGCCGGAACAGCGCCACGATTTGCCTTGCTGAAGGTCTGTTTGAAATGTAAACCACAACACTTGTTGCAGACCAGTGCAGAGTTTGCATCAAGACAATAACGCCTCAAGAACGTGCAACTGCACAAGGCCTGGTGACCACTCCGCCATCTCACACAAAAACCTCATAAATGACTAGATAAAATCAGGAAGCtggctttcactgtgtgtgtgtgtgtgtgtgtgtgtgtagtgttgtgtttctgggttcaagttccagttcagagacttaagcacaaaacctaggctaatacttcagtgcagtactgagggagtgctgcactgtcagaggtcaggcCTTTTGGATGTTAGACCAAAGCCCCATTTGAAGTTTCAGGTGGAGAGCGGGGGAGTTCTCAGCATTTGTAGCAATGGTGAAAGCTCTTTAAAACTAGCCTTCCCAGAAATAAAGAAATAAAGCATGCTAAAGTTGGTATGCAAAGATAAGGAACCTTTAGTTGCTCTAAGTTCAAGATTTCAAcagagtgcagcagtgaatgtTTTCACACTGTGTCTGCCTGAACTGTGAAATTCCCGATCGCCTCCTTCAAAACGTGGTGAGCATTAGGAGGAGGTATTGGGTAGGTTGtcagtacttaaagttgataaggcgccGGGACCGGATGCATCCTAGGATACTGAacaaagtgagagtggaaattgcggatgcACTGgcaataattttccagtcttccttcgactcgggggtggtgccagaggacctcAAAAGgatacagacaagttggtggaatgggcagacaggtggcagatgaagttcaatgcggagaaatgtgaagtgattcattttggtaggaagaacatggagagacaatatggaataaaaggtaccattctaaagggggtgcaggagcagagggacctaggtgtatatgtgcataagtcattgaaggtggcagaacaggttaagagagcagttaataagcatacagtatcctgggctgtattaataagggcatagagtagagcaaggaggttatgttgaacttgtaaaagacacta of Heterodontus francisci isolate sHetFra1 chromosome 47, sHetFra1.hap1, whole genome shotgun sequence contains these proteins:
- the vamp8 gene encoding vesicle-associated membrane protein 8; its protein translation is MAVAAEEGRVVQDRVRTLQSDVEGVKTIMSENVDRILARGEKLDDLMNKTEDLQASSEHFKTTSQKVARKYWWKNTKMIILLVVIVVIILTLIILFATGVIPT